TGCTCGATCACGTCTTCTTTGGGCAGATCCAGGTGTTGTTTGGTCCACTGGCTGGTGGCATGCAGCACCCAGGTATCAAGGTGGGTGTCGCGGCCGGGTTTGCTGCGGTTGCGCGCCAGCCAATCGAGCGGGCTGTCTTTCACAAAGCAGCCTTCGACGTTGCTCTGCAATGGGGCGTCGAACGCCAGGGCGATTGCCCAGGTCGGGTCCATGGTCACGCTGGCGGCGGCCCCCGCGAGTTTTGGCACGCTGGACAGCAGCGCTGTGGCCTGCGGCGCCGGGGTGGCGACAATCACGTGGCTGAACGGGCCGTGGCTGTTGCCCTCGGCATCTTGTAAGTGCCAGTGCTGTTCGCCGCGGAATACTTCGGTGATGCGGCAAGAGAAACTCACCGGCAGGGCACCGAGCATGGCGCGGGTAATTGCACTCATGCGCGGACTGCCGACCCAGCGAACCTGCTCATCCGGCGAGGCGCTGAGTTGCCCATTGTTGAAGTTGTAGAGGCTGGGGCTCCATTCGGCGACCCAGCCGCGGGCTTGCCATTGCTGCACCACCTCGACAAAACGGCGGTCGCGGGCGGTGAAATATTGTGCACCCAGATCCAGCGCGCCGGCATCACTGCGCTTGCTGGCCATGCGCCCGCCACTGCCACGGCTCTTGTCGAACAGCTGCACCGAGTGACCGGCGGCATGCAGCGCCTGGGCCGCTGACAGCCCGGCAATACCGGTACCGATAATGGCGATGGGATTAAGAATGGTCATGGTCTACCTCGTGTTTTCAAGCGTTAGGCTACGCTTTAGACAAAAGCTATACAATATTGATTTTGTGTATAAGCTAGTCCGAAGTCGATTCGGCTTTCCTATAGTTAAGACAACCTGCGGACGGATTGAAGCCACAACCAGGCATAAATCAGCCGACTGTTATTGATGGACGAACCAGCGAGGGCATTCTGATGCACATACTTCTGACTGGCGGCACCGGTTTAATCGGCCAGGCGCTGTGCCGCTACTGGTTGCAACAAGGCCATCAGTTAACGGTATGGAGCCGTCGCCCCGAACAGGTGGCGGCACTGTGCGGTGAGGCCGTGCGCGGTATTGGCCAGCTCGATGAGTTGGCCGAGGAACCGCTGGATGCGGTGGTCAACCTGGCCGGCGCGCCCATTGCTGATCGGCCCTGGACGCGCAAGCGCAAGGCGTTGTTGTGGGCCAGCCGAATCGGCCTGACCGAACAGCTGTTGGCGTGGTTGCGCCGCCGCGAACACAAGCCGGCCGTGCTGCTGTCCGGTTCGGCAGTGGGTTGGTACGGCGATGGCGGCGAGCGCGAGCTGCATGAGGATTCGCCGCCAGTCAGTGAGGATTTTGCCGCGCAGTTGTGTGGTGCCTGGGAGGAAACCGCCTTGCGTGCTGAGGCACTGGGCATCCGCGTGGTGCTGCTACGCACCGGGCTGGTATTGGCCACTGAGGGTGGGTTTCTCAAGCGCTTGCTGCTGCCATTCAAGCTGTGCCTAGGCGGCCCGCTGGGCAATGGTCGGCAATGGATGCCATGGATTCATATTGCCGATCAAATCGCCCTGATTGATTTTCTCCTGCAGCAAGAGCAGGCCCGCGGTCCTTATAATGCTTGCGCGCCGACGCCTGAGCGTAACCGCGCCTTCAGTCAGGCACTGGGCCGTGAGTTGCATCGGCCAGCCTTTATGCCGGCCCCAGCCTTTGCTCTGCGCCTGGCTTTAGGTGAGTTGTCTGGGCTATTGCTGGGCGGCCAGCGCGCGTTGCCGATTCGGTTGCAGGAAGCCGGTTTCAGTTTTCGTTTCACTCATTTGGATGTGGCCCTGGCAGACTTGCTCGGCCAACCGAACTAGGACTTTGCATGACCGATCACGCCTTGTTACTGGTAAATCTGGGTTCGCCAGCCTCCACCTCGGTGGCGGATGTGCGCAGCTACCTCAACCAGTTCTTGATGGACCCCTATGTTATCGATGTGCCTTGGCCACTGCGCCGCCTGATTGTGTCGCTGATTCTGATTAGGCGCCCAGCGGCTTCGGCGCATGCCTATGCCTCAATCTGGTGGGATGAAGGTTCACCGCTGGTGGTGTTGAGCAAGCGCCTGCAGGAAGCGATGAAGGCATCCTGGACGCACGGGCCGGTGGAGTTGGCCATGCGTTACGGTGAACCATCGCTGCAAACCGTGCTGACCCGTCTGGCCAGCCAGGGCATCAAACAGGTCACCCTGGCGCCGCTGTACCCGCAATTTGCCGACAGCACCACCACCACGGTGATCGAAGAGGCCAAGCGGGTGGTGCGTGAACATCAGCTTGCGATGCGCTTCTCGCTGCTGCCGCCGTTCTATGATCAGCCTGAATACCTCGATGCGTTGGTCGACAGCGCCAAGCCGTACTTGGAGCAAGACTTCGACCACCTGCTGCTGAGTTTCCACGGCCTGCCGGAGCGCCACCTGCACAAGCTCGACCCCAGCGGTCATTGCCTGAAAGGCGTCGATTGCTGCCGCACGGCCGCGCCTGAAGTGCTGGCCACCTGTTACCGCGCCCAATGCCTGCGCAGCGCCGAGTTGTTCGCCCAGCGTATGGGGCTCAAGCCTGAGCAGTGGTCGGTGTCGTTTCAGTCGCGCCTGGGCCGGGCCAAGTGGATCGAACCCTACACCGAAGCGCGCCTGGATGAGCTGGGTAAGCAGGGTGTGAAAAAACTGCTGGTCATGTGCCCGGCGTTTGTCGCCGATTGCATCGAAACACTGGAAGAGATCGGCGATCGCGGTCGCGAACAGTTTATCGAAGCCGGGGGGGAGAGCCTGCAACTAGTTCCTTGCCTGAATGATCATCCAAGCTGGGTGGCGGCGCTGAAGACCCTTAGCGAGCGTGCCCCGCTGATGCTCTAGCAGACCGTTGAAAGCTACCTGCGTTGGCAATACTGCGTTAAAAACGGCCCGCTAACCGAATGCGGCGCGGTTGTCATTCGCTCGAAGGGATGCTGCGCATTCGCCGCACTGATAACACCTTAGGGCGATACTCTTCGCCCGTCCTCTCAGCCTAAGCTGGCAGTTCTTTCCACCCGTCGTGCACCGCACCAACGGTGCCGAGGAGACTGCCAGTGCCCCACAACAATAACGGCTATCCCTCTTCCACCCGCGCCTGGGTGACTGTTGCCATCTTGATGGTGGCGTACGTGCTGTCCTTTATCGATCGGCAGATTCTCAACCTGCTGGTCGGGCCGATTCGTCGCGATCTGATGATCAGTGACACGCAAATGAGCCTGCTGATGGGCTTGTCGTTCGCCCTGTTTTACACCGTGTGCGGCATCCCTTTGGGTCGTCTGGCCGATACCAAGAGCCGTCGCGGCCTGATCGCCATCGGCGTGCTGTTCTGGAGTGCGGCCACTGCGGCGTGCGGCATGGCCAAGCTGTATTGGCAATTTCTGATTTGCCGCATCGGCGTCGGTGTAGGCGAGGCGGCGTTATCGCCTGCAGCCTACTCATTGATTGCTGACAGCTTTCCAGCCGAGCGCCGCGCCACGGCGATCAGCGTGTACTCGATGGGGGTCTATCTCGGCTCCGGTATCGCGTTTTTGCTCGGTGGGTTGGTGATTCAGTTTGCCTCGGCGCAGGGCGATGTGGTGCTGCCCGTGATCGGTGAAGTGCGTCCCTGGCAGCTGATCTTTTTGATTCTCGGCGCGGCCGGGGTGCTGTTTACCTTGCTCATGCTCGCGGTCAGAGAGCCCGCACGGCGTGGCGTCGGTGCCGGTGTTGCCGTGCCCTTGGCGGAGGTGGGGCGCTATATTCGCGCCAATCGGCGCACGGTGCTGTGCCACAACTTCGGTTTTGCTGGGCTGGCCTTTGCCGGTTACGGCAGTGCAGCCTGGGTGCCAACCTTCTTTATTCGGACCTATGGCTGGGATGCCGGCCAGGTGGGCGTCGTGTACGGCAGCATCGTCGCGGTGTTTGGTTGTTTGGGGATTGTTTTCGGCGGCCGTCTGGCCGACTGGATGGCCAAGCGCGGCAGCAGTGACGCCAACATGCGCGTCGGTCTGTATGCAGCGCTGGGTGCGGTGCCCTTTGTGCTGTCGTTCCCGCTGATGGACAACGCGATGTGGGCGGCGGTATTGATGGCGCCCACGGTGTTTTGCCTAAGCATGCCGTTCGGTGTGGCGCCGGCGGCGATCCAGGAAATCATGCCTAATTCGATGCGCGGCCAAGCCTCGGCCATCTACCTGTTTGTGATTACCCTGATCGGCTTGGGCATCGGCCCGACAGCGGTGGCGCTGGTGACCGACTATGTATTCGTCGATGACAACGCGCTGCGTTATTCACTGCTGATTGTCACTGCGCTGGCGGTGTTCAGCTCCATAGTGCTGCTGAGCATGGGGCTTAAACCGTATCGCGACAGCGTGGTGCGATTGCAGGGGTGGTCGGCCAGCCCTGCCTAGAGCCAGTCTACGATCTGCTGCGCGTCGGCCTGCTGCGTCGAAACAGGCTCTAGATAATTAACGGTATAAAAAAGCCCCGCAGATGCGGGGCTTTTTAGTGGACGCGATTTACAGGTCTGGCTCTTCCAGCACGGTTTTGCTGCGCCAGCCATGACCACCTGGCAGTACCAGATTGAGCACCAGAGCACTGATGGCGCACAGCGAGATGCCGGACAGGGCAAAGTCACTGTTGCCCATGACCATGCCGCCGATGCCGAATACCAGCGTCACCGAAACGATGATCAGGTTACGCGCTTCCGACAGATCGACCTGATGGCGGATCAGGGTGTTCAAACCGACCACCGCGATGGAGCCGAACAGCAGGCAGAGAATGCCGCCCATGACCGGTACGGGGATGCTTTGCAATGCGGTGCCGAACTTGCCGACAAAGGCCAGGCCGATGGCGAAGCAGGCCGCCCAGGTCATGATCTTTGGGTTGTAGTTCTTGGTGAGCATCACCGCGCCAGTGACTTCGGCATAGGTGGTGTTGGGCGGGCCGCCGAGCAGGCCAGCGGCAGAGGTAGCCAAGCCATCGCCAAGCAGGGTGCGGTGCAGGCCGGGCTTCTTGATGAAGTCCTTGCCGGTTACGCTGCCGATGGCTACCACGCCGCCAATGTGTTCAATGGCCGGAGCCAGTGCGACCGGCACGATGTACAGAATCGCGCCCCAATGCAGCTCGGGCGCGACGAATGCCGGCAGTGCCAACCAGGGCGCAGCGGCAACCTGGCTGGTATCGATCACCCCGCAGAAGGCCGCGACGATGCAGCCGACGCTAATCCCGGCGAGAATCGGCAACAGGCGCAGCAGGCCACGGCCCATGGCGGCGACTAGCACGGTGGTGACCAACGCCGACATGGAGATCAGCATGGCGATTTCATACGGCACCAATTGCGCGCTGCCATCACCGGCCTTGCCCATGGCCATGTTCACCGCCACGGGCGAGAGTGCCAGGCCGATGGAAATGATCACCGGCGCAATCACCACCGGCGGCAACAAGCGGTCGATAAAGCCGGCGCCTTTTACTCGCACCACAGCGCTGAGCAGGATGTACACCAAGCCGGAAGCGACGATGCCGCCCAGCACAGCGGGTAAACCAAACTCACCTTTGGCAGCGAGAATGGGTGCGATAAAGGCAAAGCTGGAGGCGAGGAATACCGGGACCTGACGGCCGGTGACCAGTTGGAACAGCAGGGTGCCAATACCGGCGGTGAACAGTGCAACGTTGGGGTCCATACCGGTGATCAGTGGCATCAACACCAGTGCGCCGAACGCCACAAACAGCATCTGCGCGCCGGAAATGCCCTGGCGCCAGATCGGATCATTAAATTCATCGTGCATTAATCAGGCGTCCTTCTGCTTGGTGCCGAAAATCTTGTCGCCGGCATCACCGAGGCCGGGAATGATGTAGCCATGCTCGTTCAGGCATTGGTCGATGGACGCGGTATAAATGGCGACATCCGGGTGGGCGTCGTTAACCACCTTGATGCCTTCCGGTGCGGCGACCAGCACCATGGCGCGGATCTCCTTGCAGCCGGCTTTCTTCAGCAGGTCGATGGTGGCGACCATCGAGCCGCCGGTGGCGAGCATCGGGTCGATAATCATCGCCAGGCGCTCGTTGATTTCCGGCACCAGTTTTTCCAGGTAGGTGTGCGCCTGCAGCGTTTCCTCGTTGCGTGCCACACCCACGGCGCTGACCTTGGCCCCCGGAATCAGGCTCAGCACGCCTTCGAGCATGCCGATGCCGGCACGCAGGATGGGTACCACGGTGATTTTCTTGCCGGAGATTTTTTCCACTTGCACGGTGCCGCACCAGCCTTCGATCTCGTAGTTTTCCAGCGGCAGGTCCTTGGTCGCCTCGTAGGTCAGCAGCGCGCCCACTTCCTGGGCGAGCTCGCGAAAGTTCTTCGTGCTGATATCGGCGCGGCGCATCAGGCCAAGTTTGTGGCGGATCAGCGGGTGGCGAATCTCAAGGACGGGCATGGGCAGGGGTCTCCGGCAGGACGGGCGAAAAGTGGCTTAGATTAAAGCATTGGCTATGCCAAGTGCTTAGCCAAGATGGCCCAATGTCGCTAAAAAGCGGCTAACGTGTCGCTGCTTGCGGGTAATTGCCGCAGTTGGTCTGCAGGGGCTTGCTCTGTTTGGTGCAGATGCGTACCTTTGCCGGCTTTTATTTTGACGCATTGATCAGTTTTATGATCGCCGCCGTCCCGCTCCCAAGAGGAAACAGCATGTCCGTCGATCTCGTGCATATTCGCCAAGTCATGGCCGAAGCCGATTGCCTGTACAGCAATGCCGAGGTCGAGGTGGCCATCGACACCATGGCGGCGGCCATCAACAGCGAGATGGCCGACAGTAACCCCGTGGTGTTCTGCGTGATGAACGGTGGGCTGATTTTCTCCGGCAAGCTGCTGCCCAAGCTCAACTTCCCGCTGGAGTTGTCCTACCTGCATGCCACCCGTTATCGCAATGAAACCAGCGGTGGCGAACTGTTCTGGAAGGCCAAGCCGGAAATCTCCTTTATCGACCGCGACGTGCTGATCATCGACGACATCCTTGATGAAGGGCACACTCTCGGTGCAATCATCGATTTTTGCCGTCATGCCGGTGCCAAGAACGTGCGCATCGCTGTGTTGGTAGACAAGACGCACGACCGCAAGGCACGCCCCGACCTCAAGGCTGATTACGTCGGCATGCCCTGTGTTGATCGCTATGTGTTTGGCTACGGCATGGATTACAAAGGTTACTGGCGCAATGCGCCGGGTATATACGCGGTCAAAGGCCTGTAAAACGTATGAGCGAACTGCGCTTTCTCGATCAGACACTGTTCGGCGATTTGGCCGAGCAAGCGGCGGCTAATCCACGCCAGCGCCAGCACCATAACTTTCACCAGATGGACGAGCCTTGCCATCGCATGGCGGTAGGTTTACAGCCGGCTACTTATATCCCGCCGCACCGCCACCTCTCGGCCGATAAGGCTGAAGCCTTGTTGGTTCTCAAAGGTAGTTTGGGGCTGTTGATCTTTAATGACCGCGGTGAGGTGTTGGCTAAGCGCGTGCTGGCAGCCGGTGGCGAATGTGTTGGCGTCGACGTGCCGCCAAATATTTTCCATGCCTTGGTCGTGCTCGAAGCCGACAGCATTCTGTTCGAATGCAAGGCCGGGCCCTACAAGGCAGTCGGGGCAGGCGAGCAGGCCAGTTGGGCGCCCAAAGAAGGTGAGGCCGATGCCCCGGCCTATTTAGCCTGGATGCGCGGGCAGTTCGCTTAAACCGGATTGTGCTGATTTCGTCAGTCTGGCCGGGTAAATGGCTCAAGCCGCTCCACTGCCTAGGCACCACTCTAATCATTGATTAGCAGAGGAGCCGAACCGTGATCCGATTGACCCTGGAACAAGCCCATCAACTCGCGCAGGACATACTGCGCAGCAATGGTTTTAGCGAACCCCACGTGCAAGCAGTGAGTGCCACCGTGCTCGCGGGGGAGCGCGATGGCTGTGCCTCCCATGGGCTGTATCGGGTGCTCGGCTGCGTACGCTCGCTAAAGGCCGGCAAGGTGGTTGCTGACGCCCAGCCCGAGGTGTTTGATCAAGCCCCGGCGATCGTTCGTGTTGATGCCCATGGTGGCTTCTCCCAGTTGGCTTTTCAGGCCGGGTTGCCTGTGTTGTTGGGCAAGGCGCGGGAGGCGGGTATCGCCGCGATGGCGATTAACCATTGCGTACATTTCTCGGCACTGTGGGTGGAAATCGAAGCCCTGACCGATGCCGGTTTGGTTGCCTTGGCCTTTACCCCCAGCCATGCCTGGGTTGCGCCGGCTGGTGGCAGTAAGCCGGTGTTTGGCACCAACCCAATTGCGTTCGGCTGGCCTCGGGCCGGCCATAACCCATTTATCTTTGACTTCGCCACCAGTGTGATTGCCCGGGGCGACATCGAACTGCATCGGCGTGCCGGTAAGCCACTCCCCGAAGGCTGGGGGATCGATGCCCAGGGCCAGCCCAGCACGGATGCGGCGGCGGTGCTGCAGGGGGCTATGCACACCTTTGGTGGGCATAAAGGCTCGGCGTTGGCGGCCATGGTTGAACTGATCGCCGGGCCGTTGATAGGCGACCTGACCAGCGCAGAATCCAAGGCCTACGATGACGGCGGCGACTCTTCGCCTTATCACGGCGAGTTGATCATCGCCCTGGACCCGCAACGCTTCCTCGGCGCGGCTGCCGACGAGCACTTGGCCCGCGCCGAGACCTTGTTCGAGAGTATTCAGGGGCAGGGCGCACGCTTGCCGTCACAGCGCCGGTATGAGGCGCGCAAGCGCAGTGCCGAGGAGGGCGTGCAGATCCCTCAGGCGCTGTATGACGACCTCAATGCGCTGATTGTGCGGTGAAACGGGCTGCGCCTTCCCACGGTCACGGGTGCTGCGTCTAGCGGAGCAGGCAAAAAAAGCCCCGGCAGTGTGCCGGGGCAAAACGAGAACCGCAGACCGTGCCGACAACTATCCGGTCACGGGTTCACGCGTACTTTCGCCATCCAGCAGGCGGGCAATACCGAGCGGGTTGGCGTTCTGCAGGGCTGGGGGCAGTTGTGCATCCGGGCAGTTCTGGTAGCACACCGGGCGCAGAAAACGCTCGATTGCCAAACTGCCAACGGAGGTGCCACGCGCGTCGGAAGTGGCCGGGTAGGGGCCGCCATGCACCATGGCGTCACACACCTCGACCCCGGTGGGGTAGCCGTTAAGCAACAGGCGTCCGGCCTTCTGTTCCAGCAATGGCAATAGTTCCGCGTATTGCTCAAGGTCGCTCGTTTCGGCGATCAGGGTGGCGGTGAGCTGGCCATGTAAGCCGTGCAACGCTGCGACTAACTCGGCTCGATCAGCCACCTCAATGACGATGCTGGTCGGGCCGAATACCTCCTCCTGTAGCAGCGCATCGCCTTCGCGCAGCAAACGGGCATCAGCCTTGAACAGTTGCGGCTGAGCCTGATTGCCAACCTGCGGGCGGCCGCTCAGATGCTGCAGCCCAGGATGGGCATGCAAGCGTTGCAAGCCGTGGCTGTAACTCTGCAGCGTGCCGGCATTGAGCATGCTCTGTGCCGGTTGCTCGTGCATGCACGCGGCGAAGTCGCGCACAAATGCGCTGAATTCAGCTGAGCGAATACCGATCACCAAACCTGGATTGGTACAGAACTGACCACAACCGAGCACCACCGAGGCCGTCAGTTCAGTGGCTATCTGTGCGCCGCGCTGCTTTAGTGCGGCCGGTAACAGCACCACCGGGTTGATGCTCGACATCTCGGCAAACACGGGGATGGGTTGTGGCCGCGCGGCAGCCATGTCGCACAGCGCTCGGCCACCTTTCAGTGAGCCGGTGAAGCCGACAGCCTGGATGGCTGGGTGCTTGACCAAATCGGCGCCCGCGCCGTTGCCGAAGAGCATGTTGAACACGCCCGCGGGCATCGCGGTTTTTTCCGCCGCGCGAATAATCGCATCAGCGACACACTCGGCTGTCGCCATGTGGCCGCTGTGGGCTTTGAATACCACGGGGCAACCGGCGGCCAATGCCGCAGCGGTATCGCCGCCAGCCGTCGAGAAGGCTAAAGGAAAGTTGCTGGCGCCAAACACGGCCACCGGGCCGACGCCGATCTGATACTGGCGCAGGTCGGTGCGGGGTAACGGCAGGCGTTCGGGTAGCGCCCGGTCGATGCGTGCGCCATAAAAATCGCCACGGCGCAGCACCTTGGCGAACAGGCGCATCTGCCCGCTGGTGCGGCCGCGTTCACCTTGAAGGCGCGCGGCAGGCAGGGCGGTTTCGCGGCAGACAATGCTGACAAAATCGTCGCCCAAACTGTCGATCTCGTCGGCAATGGCCTCAAGAAACTCGGCACGCCGACTGGCGGCGAGCGCGCGAAATTGTGGGTAGGCAGCAGCAGCAGCCTGGGCGGCGGCGGCCACCTCTTCTGCTGTGGCCTGGTGGAACTGATAGGGCAGCGGCTCGCCGCTGCTGGCGTCGACGCTCTGTTGGGTGGTGCTGCCAGCAAAGCTGCGGCGCCCGGCGATGTAATGGTGTCCAACGAGCTTGAGCATAAATGGCTCCTCTGGGTGACGGGTCAGAACAATTGCCCCGGTAACCAGGTGGCGAGACCTGGCAACACGAGGACAAGCAGAAACAGCAACAGTTGAATCAGGATGAACGGCACTACAGCGCGGTACATGTGGCCGTAACGGATGTCGGCGGGCGCAACGGATTTCAGGTAAAAAATCGATGACGCCAGCGGCGGGGTCAGGGCCGCTGGTGCGTTTGCTGCAGGCCGCGATCCAAGCGCAGTGCGCCGATCAGACGCTGCCCTGTTCGGCCGACCAGGTGGCGTACCACTGACGGAACAGCCTGTACTGGGTCTCGGCGTAGTTACGCTGGGCGTCGCTAAGGGCATCGGTTGCGTTGAAATGCAGGGCATATTCCTGATCGCCGTTGAGCACCATTAGGTACTTGTAATAGAGCACCAGGTCGGTGCCTTCGTCGAAGGACGACAGCACATTCAGCGCCTCGGCCAGCTCCAGAGCACGACGCCGTGCGACGGGATCACCCTTGGCGGCCTTCTTGCTCAGCTCGACCAGTTGCAGCACTTCATGCGGCAGGGCATTACCTATACCGGTAATGGCGCCGGTCGCACCGCAATTGACGAAGCCATGCACCACCTGGGTATCGACGCCGGCCATCAGGATCACGTCCTTGTCCTGCGAGGTGATGTGCTCGGCGGCGTAGCGCATGTCAGCCGCGCCGCCGAATTCCTTGAAGCCGATCAGGTTGGCGTATTTGCGGCGCAGCTTGAAGAACAGCTGAGCACGGGTGGCGAAGCCGTAATACGGGCTGTTGTAGATCACCGCAGGCAGCTTCGGCGCCGCTTCGAGAATGGCGGCGAAGTGCGCTTCCTGGGCGGCTGGCGAAGCGCCACGGGACAAAACGCGCGGGATCACCATCAGACCGTGGGCGCCGACCTTGGCCGCGTGGGCGGCGTGGGATACGGCTTCGCGGCTGTTTACCGCACCGGTGCCGACTATGGTTGGGATGCCGGCTGCGACTAGGCGTGCCACGCCTTCCTGGCGCTCGGCTTCGGTCAGCAGTGGCCAGTCACCCATGGAGCCGCAGTAGACTACCGCGCTCATGCCTGCTTCGATCAGCTCGTGGCCCTTGCGTACCAAGGCGTCGAAGTCCGGCTTGCGCTCAGCGGTGCAGGGGGTCATCAGGGCGGGAATGGTGCCGGTAAAAATGGTGCGGCTCATGGGTTTGCCTCCTGGGCAGAATTAAAGTATTTCGTATACGAAGATAAATAGCCGTAGTTAGCCATCTGTTTCCCGTGGTTGGGCGTAACGCCCGGTTCGTTGCACCGGCGAGCCGGCAGTTCTAAATCCTCAACACGCCTTAGCGCTTCAGCTCCACTGGCCAGGTATCGGACAAGCGATAGCCCTGCGGCCAGGGGTCATCAGGGTCAAGCAGGTGCTGGTGGGTGCCGGTGATCCAGGCCCGGCCAGACAGGCAGGGGATGATCGCCGGGCGCCCAGCGACTTCGCTCAGGCTGTCGATTCGGCAATGGAACTCGGAATCAATAATCGAGCGGCCGATAAAGCGTTCGCCGACCTGCAATTGACCTCTGGCATGCAATACCGCCATGCGCGCTGAGCAACCGGTGCCCGTGGGCGAGCGGTCGACTTTGCCGGGACGAATCACCACCGCGTTGGCGGCGCTCAAAATCCCCTCTTGCCGTTGCAATGGGCCGGCCAGTTGGCAAAAAGAAATATGCGCCCAGTCCGGGTTGAGTGGATGGACGAAGCCTAGCTGCTCGTTGGCTGCGCGGGTGATCTTAAGCCCACAGGCGGCCAGGTCGGCCGCTTCGTCAGCGCCGAGTGAGAAGCCCAGCGCCTGGGCGTCGGCAATGACGAAACTGTCGCCGCCATAGGCGGTGTCCACCTGTAGTGAGCCAATACCATCGACCTCAATCCAGGCATCCAGCCGATCGGCGAAAGACGGCACGTTCTTTATTTCGACCCGTTCGACTTTGCCGTTGCGGCACTGCGCCACGGCTTCGATCAGCCCGCCGGGGGCTTCCAGAATCAGATGGGTTTGCGGCTCGGTCATGGGCAGGATGCCGCTTTCCAGCAGCACCGTGGCAACGCATAACGAGTTGGAGCCCGACATCGGCGGCGTATCGGCCGGTTCCATGATGATCCAGGCCATCTGCGCGCGTGGATCTTTGGCTGGTACCAGTAAGTTGACGTGGCGGAACACCCCGCCGCGCGGTTCATTCAGCATGAAGTTGCGCAGGGTTTGATCTTCGGCGATCCAGCGCGATTGCGCCCACAGCGTATCGCCCGGTGGCGGTGCGACGCCGCCGACTATCACGTCGCCGACTTCGCCTTCGGCATGGCAACTGACCACATGTATAACTTTGCTCGAGCGCATGCTGCTCTCCTAAAGCACGGATTTCAGAAAGTCGGCCGTTTCCGCGTATTGCGGGCTGACCAGCACTTGCTCGGGGGTACCGATCTCGTGCACCAGGCCGTTGCGGAAGAACGCCACACGGTCCGAGACTTCACGGGCGAAGCTGATCTCATGGGTCACCAGCACCATGGTCATGCCGTCTTCGGCGAGCATGCGCATAGTGTCCAGCACCTCGCCCACCAACTGCGGGTCGAGAGCGCTGGTGGCCTCGTCAAACAGCATGTAATCCGGTGACATGGCCAAGGCGCGGGCGATGGCCATACGTTGCTGCTGACCGCCAGAGAGCTTGCCGGGGAACACCTTGAGCTTGTCCGCCAGGCCCACGTGGGTCAGCTGGCGCACGGCGATGTCCTCAGCCTCAGCTCGGCTTTGGCCGAGTACTTTGCGCGGTGCCAGCATGACGTTCTCCAGCACGGTCAGGTGCGGAAACGCATTCCACTGTTGGAAGACGATACCGATCTTCTGCCGCAGGCGATTGAGGTCGGTGGCTTTGTTGTGCACCTCGGTACCGTCGACGCGAATGCTGCCTTGCTGGATGACTTCCAAGCCGTTGATGC
The Pseudomonas leptonychotis DNA segment above includes these coding regions:
- a CDS encoding trans-3-hydroxy-L-proline dehydratase, coding for MRSSKVIHVVSCHAEGEVGDVIVGGVAPPPGDTLWAQSRWIAEDQTLRNFMLNEPRGGVFRHVNLLVPAKDPRAQMAWIIMEPADTPPMSGSNSLCVATVLLESGILPMTEPQTHLILEAPGGLIEAVAQCRNGKVERVEIKNVPSFADRLDAWIEVDGIGSLQVDTAYGGDSFVIADAQALGFSLGADEAADLAACGLKITRAANEQLGFVHPLNPDWAHISFCQLAGPLQRQEGILSAANAVVIRPGKVDRSPTGTGCSARMAVLHARGQLQVGERFIGRSIIDSEFHCRIDSLSEVAGRPAIIPCLSGRAWITGTHQHLLDPDDPWPQGYRLSDTWPVELKR
- a CDS encoding aldehyde dehydrogenase (NADP(+)); its protein translation is MLKLVGHHYIAGRRSFAGSTTQQSVDASSGEPLPYQFHQATAEEVAAAAQAAAAAYPQFRALAASRRAEFLEAIADEIDSLGDDFVSIVCRETALPAARLQGERGRTSGQMRLFAKVLRRGDFYGARIDRALPERLPLPRTDLRQYQIGVGPVAVFGASNFPLAFSTAGGDTAAALAAGCPVVFKAHSGHMATAECVADAIIRAAEKTAMPAGVFNMLFGNGAGADLVKHPAIQAVGFTGSLKGGRALCDMAAARPQPIPVFAEMSSINPVVLLPAALKQRGAQIATELTASVVLGCGQFCTNPGLVIGIRSAEFSAFVRDFAACMHEQPAQSMLNAGTLQSYSHGLQRLHAHPGLQHLSGRPQVGNQAQPQLFKADARLLREGDALLQEEVFGPTSIVIEVADRAELVAALHGLHGQLTATLIAETSDLEQYAELLPLLEQKAGRLLLNGYPTGVEVCDAMVHGGPYPATSDARGTSVGSLAIERFLRPVCYQNCPDAQLPPALQNANPLGIARLLDGESTREPVTG
- a CDS encoding hypoxanthine-guanine phosphoribosyltransferase — encoded protein: MSVDLVHIRQVMAEADCLYSNAEVEVAIDTMAAAINSEMADSNPVVFCVMNGGLIFSGKLLPKLNFPLELSYLHATRYRNETSGGELFWKAKPEISFIDRDVLIIDDILDEGHTLGAIIDFCRHAGAKNVRIAVLVDKTHDRKARPDLKADYVGMPCVDRYVFGYGMDYKGYWRNAPGIYAVKGL
- a CDS encoding dihydrodipicolinate synthase family protein, translating into MSRTIFTGTIPALMTPCTAERKPDFDALVRKGHELIEAGMSAVVYCGSMGDWPLLTEAERQEGVARLVAAGIPTIVGTGAVNSREAVSHAAHAAKVGAHGLMVIPRVLSRGASPAAQEAHFAAILEAAPKLPAVIYNSPYYGFATRAQLFFKLRRKYANLIGFKEFGGAADMRYAAEHITSQDKDVILMAGVDTQVVHGFVNCGATGAITGIGNALPHEVLQLVELSKKAAKGDPVARRRALELAEALNVLSSFDEGTDLVLYYKYLMVLNGDQEYALHFNATDALSDAQRNYAETQYRLFRQWYATWSAEQGSV
- a CDS encoding amino acid ABC transporter ATP-binding protein, producing the protein MIEIENVHKSFGDLDVIKGVSLTVNKGEVVSIIGGSGSGKSTLLMCINGLEVIQQGSIRVDGTEVHNKATDLNRLRQKIGIVFQQWNAFPHLTVLENVMLAPRKVLGQSRAEAEDIAVRQLTHVGLADKLKVFPGKLSGGQQQRMAIARALAMSPDYMLFDEATSALDPQLVGEVLDTMRMLAEDGMTMVLVTHEISFAREVSDRVAFFRNGLVHEIGTPEQVLVSPQYAETADFLKSVL
- a CDS encoding WbuC family cupin fold metalloprotein; protein product: MSELRFLDQTLFGDLAEQAAANPRQRQHHNFHQMDEPCHRMAVGLQPATYIPPHRHLSADKAEALLVLKGSLGLLIFNDRGEVLAKRVLAAGGECVGVDVPPNIFHALVVLEADSILFECKAGPYKAVGAGEQASWAPKEGEADAPAYLAWMRGQFA
- a CDS encoding Ldh family oxidoreductase, with the translated sequence MIRLTLEQAHQLAQDILRSNGFSEPHVQAVSATVLAGERDGCASHGLYRVLGCVRSLKAGKVVADAQPEVFDQAPAIVRVDAHGGFSQLAFQAGLPVLLGKAREAGIAAMAINHCVHFSALWVEIEALTDAGLVALAFTPSHAWVAPAGGSKPVFGTNPIAFGWPRAGHNPFIFDFATSVIARGDIELHRRAGKPLPEGWGIDAQGQPSTDAAAVLQGAMHTFGGHKGSALAAMVELIAGPLIGDLTSAESKAYDDGGDSSPYHGELIIALDPQRFLGAAADEHLARAETLFESIQGQGARLPSQRRYEARKRSAEEGVQIPQALYDDLNALIVR